TATCCCATTTCTTTTTCGGAAAAAGGAAACATAGCACCCCAGGATTCTGAATGTAAACCGAGTTTTTCGCTGTACCATTTTCTTAATTCTTCCGGGTTTTTCGATTTAAAAAACACACCGCCGAGTCCAATAATTTTTGCCATACACCTAAAAAAAAGCCCCGATGAAGTATAATCACCGGGGCATGGGTTAAATAAAATTATTTACTGATTACAATCTTTTTAATTAAAGTACTTCCCTCTGAAGTGTAATTGATAAAGTACACCCCGTTAGGTTGTCCGCTTACATCCACTTTATAACGATTGTTTCCTGAAGAGGCTGGAATAGTCATGACCACTTCTCCCAATGTGTTGGTGATGGAAATAGTGCCGTTGGTATGATCGGAAGCTTTGAGCTCGATGTTAATTAATCCGTTGGCAGGATTTGGCCATACCAGCATGTAATTGTTGGCATCAAACGATTGTTCTTCTACACCCACAACACAATTTCCTATTGCAGTTGCAGGAACTTTTTCATAGGAGGAATTCACCATGTCCACAATGTTTGCAATACAAATCGGATCACCGGTTAAGGTTTGGTAATAAACTCTTACAAAGGGAACCGGAGTAACGTTTTTCGGAATGGTGGAGTCGATGGTGGAGTGACCGATAATTTTATTTCCGCCAACGATGAATTGTGGATTGTGTGGGAAATCGGTGGTGTTGTACAATGGAAGTACATCCAAAATAGTAAGACCACTCATATCGAATTCGAAAGCTTTTAATTTCGAATCCGGATTTAAGATGGAGATATCGACATAACCATTGGTATAATCTACATTGTCAATCATTAAATAAACATTCTGATTGGTATTTAAAACGCCATGCGGGAAGAAACATAATCCGTTGTAGTTGGTTGCATGATTATCGCAATTGGTCATTAAAGCTGCATCGAAAACGGAGAGGTGACCATCAGCATTTAAGTCGTTACAGGTTTGGGCTGTAAGTGTGTTGTTTAAAATACCATCTACGTACAATTGAGAGTCGTTAGTTGTTTGTTGGTTGTCCACATTTAAATCTCCCATTAAGGCAGATCCGCCACAAACGCCGTTACAGTCAATTTGTGTATTTCCATAAGGAACACCGGCACAATCTGTATAAGGATCACATTGTGTATCGATGGTGAAATTTTTGTGTCCGAATGCATCGATGTAAATGTTAATACAAACCTGAGCCCAGTTATTGGTGAAATCTGTTTCAACACGACCCAAAGCATCGGGAGATTGGTCCCAGTTTACTTTTACAGCAAGAATATAATCACCCGGTGTTACATCGGTAATATCAATCCACTGACAATCTAATCCTGCGCTGTAAATATCTCCGCAACCGTGTGAGATACCCATGTTACCGCATCCGTATTGTGCAGTTCCTCCACCTGAACATTCGAGATCGAGAACGCAAAAACCGTTTTTAAATCCAATAGGAACTGTTTGTCCCGTAGTTTTATAGAGCACATACTCTGCGTATCCTTCATAGTGCCAGTGACCGTGACAATTGGTGTTGGTAAATTGGTTGGGTTGATTGGTTGGATTACCAATAAAATAATCCATTGCCCCTTCGTTTTTAATGTGGGTTGTAAAACGAATGATATCACGCGTGCCGTAGCCTCTTAAACAACTTTCCTGCACCCAGCAATTGGTGGCAATAACCTGATCCCAATACATGGAACTTTCAAGTTCAGATTGTACTACGGATAAGTCGGGACCGGCAGGACAGTTTACATCAGGCCAATATAAACAAGATCCATCCGATACTGTTGCAAGTGGATTGTAATTACAAGCTGTAGGATCAGTACATCCTGTTATCGGACCCACGTAATCGATAAAGAAATCGATCGGTCCGCCGCACAATGCATTATTCGAACCGATACGGATGTAATAGGTTTGCGAAGGATCTAATGCTGCAGAAACTTGTGCTAATTGCGCATTGATGCCGCAGTTACCTGCATTGTCGTCGTAATAAATAGTACCCTGATTGGTATTGTTCCATACCAGGTTATTGCAATGATCGTACACCCAAATTTTAGTGTCGCATGTATTGGTAGGCACGCAGGTCGAAATCAAATACATTCCTGAAACGGGAGGTGTAAATGAATACCAATAGTCATTACCCGGTGCAGTATAAGAAAGCGTATCCACTACAATGGCATCGCCACACGTTGTACCTGGTGCGCAGTTAAATGAAGTAGCATCTTGTGTTGCATATTGTCCACCGGATGCAACTAAAATTCCATCTAATGTTACCGAATAAGAACCATTACCATATCCACAACAAATACCGTCGCCGAAGCTGTCGTACATGGTAAAAGTGACACATTGTGAAGTTGGAATACACAAGGTGTCGCCAATGTAGGTTCCCTGGGCAATGACCACATTCGATTGGTCGGTAAGTTTCCAGCTAATTTCGTTGGGATAGTTATCCGGAGTAATATGAATCAGAACCTCTGATTGTCCGGGTCCGCATTGCGCATACATCGTATGGCTGAGGAAAAGAGCACTAAATAAGAGTAACAGTTTTTTCATAGCAAAAAGATCGTCTTTAAATATACAAAAAAGAAAACCCTGAAACCATATAAACCAGGAGAAATAAAAAAGCCCTCTGAATATCAGAGGGCTTTTTATAAATAGATTGAAAACAGATTAGTTTACTTTCTCAGAAAGTTCAGCACCTGCTTTGAATTTTACCACGTTTTTCTTCGCGATTTTAATTTCTTCTCCGGTTTTTGGATTACGACCTTTACGTGCAGCACGCTTAGAGATTGCGAAAGAACCGAAGCCTACAAGAGCAACACGGTCACCTTTTTTAAGAGCTTTAGTAGTAGCGCTAACGAATCCGTCGAGAGCACGTTTTGCATCAGCCTTTGAAAGACCAGACTCTGCTGCGATAGCATCGATGATTTCTGCTTTGTTCATGTTGTTTGGTTTTATAAAGTTTAACAATTGATTTCAA
The nucleotide sequence above comes from Flavobacteriales bacterium. Encoded proteins:
- a CDS encoding T9SS type A sorting domain-containing protein, producing MKKLLLLFSALFLSHTMYAQCGPGQSEVLIHITPDNYPNEISWKLTDQSNVVIAQGTYIGDTLCIPTSQCVTFTMYDSFGDGICCGYGNGSYSVTLDGILVASGGQYATQDATSFNCAPGTTCGDAIVVDTLSYTAPGNDYWYSFTPPVSGMYLISTCVPTNTCDTKIWVYDHCNNLVWNNTNQGTIYYDDNAGNCGINAQLAQVSAALDPSQTYYIRIGSNNALCGGPIDFFIDYVGPITGCTDPTACNYNPLATVSDGSCLYWPDVNCPAGPDLSVVQSELESSMYWDQVIATNCWVQESCLRGYGTRDIIRFTTHIKNEGAMDYFIGNPTNQPNQFTNTNCHGHWHYEGYAEYVLYKTTGQTVPIGFKNGFCVLDLECSGGGTAQYGCGNMGISHGCGDIYSAGLDCQWIDITDVTPGDYILAVKVNWDQSPDALGRVETDFTNNWAQVCINIYIDAFGHKNFTIDTQCDPYTDCAGVPYGNTQIDCNGVCGGSALMGDLNVDNQQTTNDSQLYVDGILNNTLTAQTCNDLNADGHLSVFDAALMTNCDNHATNYNGLCFFPHGVLNTNQNVYLMIDNVDYTNGYVDISILNPDSKLKAFEFDMSGLTILDVLPLYNTTDFPHNPQFIVGGNKIIGHSTIDSTIPKNVTPVPFVRVYYQTLTGDPICIANIVDMVNSSYEKVPATAIGNCVVGVEEQSFDANNYMLVWPNPANGLINIELKASDHTNGTISITNTLGEVVMTIPASSGNNRYKVDVSGQPNGVYFINYTSEGSTLIKKIVISK
- a CDS encoding HU family DNA-binding protein — translated: MNKAEIIDAIAAESGLSKADAKRALDGFVSATTKALKKGDRVALVGFGSFAISKRAARKGRNPKTGEEIKIAKKNVVKFKAGAELSEKVN